One stretch of Streptomyces sp. NBC_00443 DNA includes these proteins:
- a CDS encoding VOC family protein, giving the protein MALEWEQVNVDAADAVALGRWWAEALGWVVLNDSADEFEIRPEPDRLPGLIFGPVPEGKTVKNRLHLDFRPDDQDAEVARLLALGARHADVGQSGEEPWVTLADPEGNEFCVLGPRHT; this is encoded by the coding sequence ATGGCTTTGGAGTGGGAGCAGGTGAACGTCGACGCGGCCGACGCCGTGGCCCTCGGCCGCTGGTGGGCCGAGGCACTCGGCTGGGTCGTGCTCAACGACTCGGCCGACGAATTCGAGATCCGGCCCGAGCCGGACCGGCTGCCCGGCCTGATCTTCGGGCCGGTCCCGGAGGGCAAGACGGTCAAGAACCGCCTTCACCTCGACTTCCGCCCCGACGACCAGGACGCGGAGGTCGCCCGCCTCCTCGCCCTCGGCGCGCGCCACGCGGACGTCGGGCAGAGCGGCGAGGAGCCGTGGGTCACGCTGGCGGATCCCGAGGGCAACGAGTTCTGCGTTCTCGGCCCACGGCACACCTGA
- a CDS encoding universal stress protein: protein MTRPITAGVDGSEESLAGLAWAAREAVRRGLPLRVLHAWRFQPHDAIDAGDEDTQAQWVRDGLAEAARTVTERHPGLDVTTDIVEGPPAETLIAAAGEAEILVLGSRGHGRVVGFLLGSVGQQAIAGATRPVVRVRAGDEPSAEAAGREIVVGQQGDPEDSAAALRFAFETAAARGATVRAVRAWTLPPLFAYSPGSLKLLDEAGGLEPYEKKALGEALRPWRERFPDVPVVEHVEMGSGGQVLLSVAGRAQLMVVGRRVHRTAMGARIGSVAHGMLHLADCPVAVVPHD, encoded by the coding sequence ATGACGCGCCCGATCACGGCAGGGGTGGACGGATCGGAAGAGAGCCTCGCCGGGCTGGCCTGGGCCGCCCGCGAAGCCGTCCGCCGGGGGCTCCCCCTGCGGGTGCTGCACGCCTGGCGGTTCCAGCCGCACGACGCGATCGACGCGGGGGACGAGGACACCCAGGCACAGTGGGTGCGCGACGGACTGGCCGAGGCGGCCCGCACCGTCACCGAGCGGCACCCGGGCCTGGACGTGACCACCGACATCGTCGAAGGCCCGCCCGCCGAGACGCTCATCGCCGCCGCGGGCGAGGCCGAGATACTGGTGCTGGGCTCGCGCGGCCACGGCCGGGTCGTCGGGTTCCTGCTGGGCTCCGTCGGGCAGCAGGCGATCGCCGGGGCCACGCGGCCCGTCGTGCGGGTACGGGCCGGGGACGAGCCGTCCGCCGAGGCCGCCGGGCGCGAGATCGTCGTGGGGCAGCAGGGCGACCCCGAGGACAGCGCCGCCGCGCTCCGGTTCGCTTTCGAGACGGCCGCGGCGCGTGGCGCGACCGTGCGCGCCGTGCGGGCCTGGACCCTGCCGCCGCTGTTCGCCTACAGCCCGGGCTCCCTGAAGCTCCTCGACGAGGCCGGGGGCCTGGAGCCGTACGAGAAGAAGGCCCTGGGCGAGGCACTGCGCCCGTGGCGGGAGCGCTTCCCCGACGTCCCTGTTGTCGAGCACGTGGAGATGGGCAGCGGCGGGCAGGTGCTGCTGTCGGTCGCCGGACGGGCCCAGCTGATGGTCGTGGGGCGCCGTGTCCACCGCACGGCCATGGGCGCCCGGATCGGCTCGGTGGCGCACGGCATGCTGCACCTCGCGGACTGCCCGGTGGCCGTGGTGCCGCACGACTGA
- a CDS encoding DUF4032 domain-containing protein produces MALQISATNPEHPALLLELPWQLPLEEWPEDILVPLPRGISRHVVRYARAGSEVIAVKELAERPALREYELLRDLDRIGIPAVDPLAVVTGRAGADGGSLESVLITRHLGGSMPYRSMFETTMRPATMHRLMDALAVLLVRLHLAGFAWGDCSLSNTLFRRDAGAYAAYLVDAETGDLHPQLSNGQRDYDLDLARVNISGELLDLEASGALHPSVDPIEFGTEICARYHSLWGELTRTSVYPAGKYHYIERRIRRLNDLGFDVAEMQIEHAANGDTVTFVPKVVDAGHHQRQLLRLTGLDTEENQARRLLNDLESWMATQDDYAPGDPLGARPEVLAHRWVRDVFRPTVRAVPLELRGSMDPAEIYHELLEHRWYLSERAQHDIALDVVVEDYITNILPRARETLQPTTSD; encoded by the coding sequence ATGGCACTGCAGATCAGCGCGACGAACCCGGAGCACCCCGCGCTCCTGCTGGAACTGCCCTGGCAGCTGCCGCTGGAGGAGTGGCCGGAGGACATCCTGGTCCCGCTGCCGCGCGGTATATCCCGGCACGTCGTGCGCTACGCCCGCGCCGGCAGCGAGGTGATCGCCGTCAAGGAGCTCGCCGAGCGCCCGGCGCTGCGCGAGTACGAGCTGCTGCGCGACCTGGACCGCATCGGCATCCCGGCCGTCGACCCGCTCGCGGTGGTGACCGGCCGCGCCGGCGCCGACGGCGGCTCCCTGGAGTCGGTGCTGATCACCCGGCACCTGGGCGGCTCGATGCCGTACCGCTCGATGTTCGAGACGACGATGCGCCCGGCGACCATGCACCGCCTCATGGACGCGCTGGCCGTGCTGCTGGTCCGCCTCCACCTCGCCGGGTTCGCCTGGGGCGACTGCTCGCTGTCCAACACGCTGTTCCGGCGCGACGCCGGCGCCTACGCCGCGTATCTGGTGGACGCGGAGACGGGCGATCTGCACCCGCAGCTCAGCAACGGCCAGCGCGACTACGACCTGGATCTCGCCCGGGTCAACATCAGCGGTGAACTGCTGGACCTGGAGGCGTCCGGGGCGCTGCACCCCTCGGTGGACCCGATCGAGTTCGGCACCGAGATCTGCGCCCGCTACCACAGCCTGTGGGGGGAACTGACCCGCACGTCGGTGTACCCGGCGGGCAAGTACCACTACATAGAGCGCCGGATACGGCGACTGAACGACCTCGGTTTCGACGTGGCCGAGATGCAGATCGAGCATGCCGCCAACGGCGACACGGTCACCTTCGTGCCCAAGGTCGTCGACGCCGGCCACCACCAACGGCAACTGCTGCGTCTGACGGGCCTGGACACCGAGGAGAACCAGGCCCGACGCCTACTGAACGACCTGGAGAGCTGGATGGCCACCCAGGACGACTACGCCCCGGGCGACCCTCTCGGCGCCCGCCCCGAGGTGCTCGCGCACCGCTGGGTGCGGGACGTCTTCCGGCCCACCGTGCGGGCCGTGCCGCTGGAGCTGCGCGGCTCCATGGACCCGGCCGAGATCTACCACGAGCTGCTCGAACACCGCTGGTACCTGTCCGAGCGGGCACAGCACGACATCGCCCTGGACGTGGTGGTCGAGGACTACATCACGAACATCCTGCCCAGGGCCCGGGAGACGCTGCAGCCGACGACGTCCGACTGA
- a CDS encoding MBL fold metallo-hydrolase has protein sequence MRADVQQVADGTYLVHGSNTNWVILTEGDAVTLIDTGYPGDRPKLLASLAEVGSSPEAVSAVLITHAHTDHLGNAEYLRATYGTPVYLNEAEVPHARREFLHQVGVGTVLKNGWRPGVLPWAVHAIRSGGTAHVPVTSPEPFPSAGPLDLPGRPVPVHTPGHTDGHCAYHLPEAGVVVSGDALVSGHPTSRIKGPQLLPDMFHRERARAVASLDVLEGLKGDVLLPGHGPVHRGAVQEAALQARERAL, from the coding sequence ATGCGCGCAGATGTGCAGCAAGTCGCGGACGGCACCTACCTGGTGCACGGCAGCAACACGAACTGGGTGATCCTGACCGAGGGAGACGCCGTCACGCTGATCGACACGGGCTACCCCGGGGACCGGCCGAAGCTCCTCGCCTCCCTTGCCGAGGTGGGCAGTTCACCGGAGGCCGTCAGCGCCGTACTGATCACCCACGCGCACACCGACCACCTGGGCAACGCCGAGTACCTGCGCGCCACGTACGGCACGCCCGTGTACCTCAACGAGGCCGAAGTACCGCACGCGCGCCGGGAGTTCCTGCATCAGGTCGGCGTCGGGACGGTCCTGAAGAACGGCTGGCGCCCCGGTGTCCTGCCCTGGGCGGTCCACGCGATCCGCTCCGGCGGCACCGCGCACGTGCCGGTCACCTCCCCCGAGCCGTTCCCGTCCGCCGGCCCGCTGGACCTGCCCGGCCGGCCGGTCCCGGTGCACACGCCCGGCCACACCGACGGTCACTGCGCCTACCACCTGCCCGAAGCCGGTGTGGTGGTCTCGGGCGACGCCCTGGTCAGCGGGCACCCCACCTCCCGGATCAAGGGACCGCAACTGCTGCCCGACATGTTCCACCGCGAGCGGGCCCGCGCCGTGGCCTCGCTGGACGTCCTCGAAGGGCTCAAGGGAGATGTGCTGCTGCCCGGGCACGGTCCCGTACACCGTGGAGCGGTGCAGGAAGCTGCTCTTCAGGCCCGGGAGCGCGCGCTCTAA
- a CDS encoding alpha-ketoglutarate-dependent dioxygenase AlkB — translation MATHLQGSLFDQTDELRLGSLPGIRRTRLGHGAWIDVLPGWLSGADALFEQLAAEVPWRAERRTMYDNVVDVPRLLAFYGADDALPHPVLVEARDSLSAHYAEELGEAFTTAGLCYYRDGRDSVAWHGDRIGRGAREDTMVAILSVGAPRDLLLRPARGGGETVRRPLGHGDLIVMGGSCQRTWEHSIPKTTRAAGPRISIQFRPHGVH, via the coding sequence ATGGCCACGCACCTCCAGGGCTCCCTCTTCGACCAGACCGACGAGCTGCGGCTCGGATCCCTCCCCGGGATCCGCCGTACCCGGCTCGGCCACGGTGCCTGGATCGACGTGCTGCCCGGCTGGCTCAGCGGGGCCGACGCCCTGTTCGAACAGCTGGCAGCCGAAGTGCCCTGGCGTGCGGAGCGGCGCACGATGTACGACAACGTCGTCGACGTGCCTCGCCTGCTCGCCTTCTACGGCGCCGACGACGCCCTCCCGCACCCCGTCCTGGTGGAGGCGCGCGACTCTCTGTCCGCGCACTACGCCGAGGAACTGGGCGAAGCGTTCACTACGGCGGGGCTCTGCTACTACCGCGACGGGCGGGACAGCGTCGCCTGGCACGGGGACCGGATCGGGCGGGGCGCGCGCGAGGACACGATGGTCGCGATCCTCTCGGTGGGAGCGCCCCGGGATCTGCTGCTGCGCCCTGCGCGGGGCGGCGGCGAGACGGTGCGCAGGCCGCTGGGTCACGGGGACCTCATCGTGATGGGCGGTTCCTGCCAGCGGACCTGGGAACACTCCATTCCGAAGACCACGCGCGCCGCGGGACCGCGCATCAGCATCCAGTTCCGCCCGCACGGCGTGCACTGA
- a CDS encoding TetR/AcrR family transcriptional regulator codes for MAVEGTTKRVTRRRVRTRANLLDAAFAVFAAKGFGRVSIEEVCEAAGYSRGAFYSNFDSLDELFFALYQQRADVIAEQVSGALALDGPDLDVPAAVDRVTGVLLLDRDWLLVKTDFLVHAARDPAVARTLLEHRARLRGAIADRLSRAQVHSALPAVLGDIDGAAHAVVAAYDGVTTQLLLDKDVEHARAWLGQLLTALLTDGSDTTA; via the coding sequence ATGGCGGTGGAGGGCACGACCAAGCGCGTCACCAGGCGCCGCGTCCGAACGCGCGCCAATCTTCTCGACGCCGCGTTCGCGGTGTTCGCCGCCAAGGGGTTCGGCCGCGTCTCCATCGAGGAGGTCTGCGAGGCCGCCGGTTACAGCAGGGGCGCCTTCTACTCCAACTTCGACAGCCTGGACGAGCTGTTCTTCGCCCTCTACCAGCAGCGCGCGGACGTGATCGCGGAGCAGGTGTCCGGGGCGCTCGCCCTCGACGGGCCCGACCTGGACGTGCCGGCCGCCGTGGACCGGGTGACGGGCGTGCTGCTGCTGGACCGCGACTGGCTGCTGGTGAAGACGGACTTCCTGGTGCACGCCGCCCGCGACCCGGCCGTCGCCCGGACCCTGCTGGAACACCGCGCACGGCTGCGCGGGGCGATCGCGGACCGGCTCTCCCGCGCGCAGGTGCACAGCGCACTGCCCGCCGTGCTCGGCGACATCGACGGCGCCGCGCACGCCGTGGTCGCCGCCTACGACGGAGTCACCACCCAACTGCTGCTGGACAAGGACGTCGAGCACGCTCGCGCCTGGCTGGGGCAACTGCTCACCGCGCTGCTCACCGACGGCAGCGACACCACCGCATGA
- a CDS encoding FAD-binding dehydrogenase, producing the protein MDADVIVVGAGLAGLVAASELTSRGRRVALVDQENAANLGGQAFWSFGGLFLVDSPEQRRLGIKDSLDLAWNDWQGSAQFDRVDDEDSWAVRWARAYVEFAAGEKRTWLDTHGIKFLPTVGWAERGDLRADGHGNSVPRFHIAWGTGTGVVEPFVRYAKQAARDGLLTFYHRHQVDALVIEDGAVSGVRGTVLADDHSPRGVASNRDRIGEFELTAQAVVVTSGGIGANHDIVRRHWPERLGTPPAEMVTGVPAYVDGRMLDISAEAGVRLVNRDRMWHYTEGLQNWDPIWPGHGIRILPGPSSMWFDALGRRLPDPCLPGYDTLGTLKHLRTDADIAGHDHSWFILSQKIIEKEFALSGSEQNPDITAKDRAGFLKERVLGKGAPGPVAAFVRNGADFVTAPNLEQLVERMNQLTEKPLLDAEGIRRQIESRDLQIANPYSKDAQVQGIRNARRYVGDRLGRVATPHRILDPAAGPLIGVKLHILTRKTLGGIQTDLDSRALGADGTPIDGLYAAGEVAGFGGGGVHGYNALEGTFLGGCLFSGRTAGRAAARQTA; encoded by the coding sequence ATGGATGCCGACGTCATCGTCGTCGGAGCAGGACTCGCGGGCCTGGTCGCCGCGAGCGAACTGACCAGCCGGGGCCGCAGGGTCGCGCTGGTGGACCAGGAGAACGCCGCCAACCTAGGCGGGCAGGCCTTCTGGTCCTTCGGCGGGCTCTTCCTCGTCGACTCCCCGGAGCAGCGGCGCCTGGGCATCAAGGACTCCCTCGACCTGGCCTGGAACGACTGGCAGGGCAGCGCCCAGTTCGACCGCGTGGACGACGAGGACTCGTGGGCGGTGCGCTGGGCGCGCGCGTACGTGGAGTTCGCCGCCGGCGAGAAGCGGACCTGGCTGGACACGCACGGCATCAAGTTCCTGCCCACGGTCGGCTGGGCCGAGCGCGGCGACCTGCGCGCCGACGGCCACGGCAACTCCGTGCCCCGGTTCCACATCGCCTGGGGCACCGGCACGGGGGTCGTGGAGCCCTTCGTCCGGTACGCCAAGCAGGCCGCCCGCGACGGGCTGCTCACCTTCTACCACCGGCATCAGGTCGACGCACTGGTCATAGAAGACGGCGCGGTGAGCGGCGTGCGCGGCACCGTCCTGGCCGATGACCACTCTCCGCGGGGCGTCGCCTCCAACCGCGACCGGATCGGCGAGTTCGAGCTGACCGCCCAGGCCGTCGTCGTCACCAGCGGCGGCATCGGCGCCAACCACGACATCGTCCGCCGCCACTGGCCCGAACGCCTCGGCACCCCGCCCGCCGAGATGGTCACCGGTGTCCCCGCGTACGTCGACGGCCGGATGCTCGACATCAGCGCGGAGGCGGGCGTACGGCTGGTCAACCGCGACCGGATGTGGCACTACACCGAGGGCCTGCAGAACTGGGACCCGATCTGGCCCGGCCACGGCATCCGCATCCTGCCCGGACCGTCCTCCATGTGGTTCGACGCCCTCGGCCGCCGGCTGCCCGACCCGTGCCTGCCGGGCTACGACACCCTGGGCACCCTCAAGCACCTGCGCACCGACGCGGACATCGCCGGCCACGACCACTCCTGGTTCATCCTCAGCCAGAAGATCATCGAGAAGGAGTTCGCGCTGTCGGGCTCCGAGCAGAACCCCGACATCACCGCCAAGGACCGCGCGGGGTTCCTGAAGGAGCGGGTGCTCGGCAAGGGCGCCCCGGGGCCGGTGGCGGCGTTCGTGCGCAACGGCGCGGACTTCGTGACCGCGCCGAACCTGGAGCAACTGGTCGAGAGGATGAACCAGTTGACGGAGAAGCCGCTGCTCGACGCGGAGGGCATCCGGCGCCAGATCGAGTCCCGTGACCTGCAGATCGCGAACCCCTACAGCAAGGACGCCCAGGTGCAGGGCATCCGCAACGCCCGCCGCTACGTCGGCGACCGCCTCGGCCGCGTCGCCACCCCGCACCGCATCCTCGACCCCGCGGCCGGCCCACTGATCGGCGTCAAGCTGCACATCCTGACCCGCAAGACCCTCGGCGGCATCCAGACCGACCTCGACTCCCGCGCGCTCGGAGCCGACGGGACGCCCATCGACGGCCTGTACGCGGCCGGTGAGGTCGCCGGCTTCGGCGGTGGCGGCGTCCACGGCTACAACGCCCTGGAGGGCACCTTCCTCGGCGGCTGCCTCTTCTCGGGCCGCACGGCGGGACGGGCCGCGGCGCGGCAGACGGCCTGA
- a CDS encoding DUF488 domain-containing protein, with protein sequence MSVRIRRVYEAPEPEDGVRVLVDRLWPRGLSKDAAHVDEWPKGLTPSTELRRWYHSGEGSYEEFADRYEAELAAPEAAERLDRVRELASNGAVTLLTSSKTPEQSHAAVLARLLQA encoded by the coding sequence ATGAGCGTTCGCATCCGTCGCGTCTACGAAGCACCAGAACCCGAGGACGGCGTGCGCGTCCTGGTCGACCGGCTGTGGCCGCGCGGTCTGTCGAAGGACGCGGCCCACGTCGACGAGTGGCCCAAGGGACTCACCCCGTCGACCGAGCTGCGCCGCTGGTACCACTCGGGTGAGGGGTCGTACGAGGAGTTCGCCGACCGTTACGAGGCCGAGCTGGCCGCTCCAGAGGCGGCCGAACGCCTCGACCGGGTAAGGGAGTTGGCGAGCAACGGCGCGGTGACCCTGTTGACCTCATCGAAGACTCCCGAGCAGAGCCACGCCGCCGTGCTGGCCCGTCTCCTCCAGGCGTGA
- a CDS encoding WhiB family transcriptional regulator yields the protein MDDWRGHGACRHEDPDLFFPIGTSGPTLLQTEQAKAVCRRCSVREECLRWALDTEQYIGIWGGTSEDERRALRQRAG from the coding sequence ATGGACGACTGGCGAGGCCACGGCGCGTGCCGCCATGAGGACCCGGACCTCTTCTTTCCGATCGGCACGTCCGGACCGACCTTGCTCCAGACGGAGCAGGCGAAGGCCGTCTGCCGGCGCTGCTCCGTCCGGGAGGAGTGTCTGCGCTGGGCGCTCGACACGGAGCAGTACATCGGGATCTGGGGCGGCACGAGCGAGGACGAGCGAAGGGCGTTGCGGCAGCGGGCGGGATGA
- a CDS encoding saccharopine dehydrogenase family protein, translated as MRVLLVGAGGVGTAITRIAARRPFFEAMVVADYDLARAEAAVAALGGDARFRPERVDANDEAAVAALLERHACDVLLNATDPRFVMPLFGAARTAGATYVDMAMSLSRPHPERPYEECGVKLGDAQFEAAADWEKAGALALVGMGVEPGLSDVFARHAADELFDEIEEIGVRDGANLTVDGYDFAPSFSIWTTIEECLNPPVVYEAGRGWFTTEPFSEPEVFDFPEGIGRVECVNVEHEEVLLVPRWVDARRVTFKYGLGEEFIGTLKTLHLLGLDSTEPVTVPSAAGPVAVSPRDVVAACLPDPATLGDRMHGKTCAGTWVRGVKDGKPREVYLYHVVDNQWSMAEYGSQAVVWQTAINPVVALELLATGAWSGAGVLGPEAFPARPFLDLLTAYGSPWGMREQ; from the coding sequence ATGCGTGTACTGCTCGTGGGTGCCGGCGGGGTGGGTACCGCCATCACCCGGATCGCCGCCCGGCGGCCGTTCTTCGAGGCGATGGTGGTCGCCGACTACGACCTCGCGCGCGCCGAGGCGGCCGTCGCGGCCCTCGGCGGCGACGCCCGGTTCCGGCCGGAGCGCGTCGACGCGAACGACGAGGCGGCGGTGGCCGCACTGCTGGAGCGGCACGCGTGCGACGTGCTGCTCAACGCCACCGACCCGCGGTTCGTGATGCCGCTGTTCGGCGCCGCCCGCACGGCCGGGGCCACCTATGTCGACATGGCGATGTCCTTGTCACGGCCGCACCCGGAGCGGCCGTACGAGGAGTGCGGGGTGAAGCTGGGCGACGCCCAGTTCGAAGCGGCGGCCGACTGGGAGAAGGCGGGTGCGCTGGCCCTCGTCGGCATGGGCGTGGAGCCGGGCCTGTCGGATGTGTTCGCCCGGCACGCGGCCGACGAACTGTTCGACGAGATCGAGGAGATCGGCGTCCGCGACGGTGCGAACCTCACCGTCGACGGCTATGACTTCGCGCCGTCCTTCAGCATCTGGACGACGATCGAGGAGTGCCTCAACCCGCCGGTCGTCTACGAGGCCGGCCGCGGCTGGTTCACCACCGAACCGTTCAGTGAGCCCGAGGTGTTCGACTTCCCCGAGGGCATCGGCCGGGTCGAGTGCGTGAACGTGGAGCACGAGGAGGTGCTCCTGGTCCCGCGCTGGGTCGACGCACGCCGGGTGACCTTCAAGTACGGCCTGGGCGAGGAGTTCATCGGCACGCTGAAGACGCTGCACCTGCTGGGCCTGGACAGCACTGAGCCGGTGACCGTGCCGAGCGCCGCCGGGCCGGTGGCCGTCTCGCCCCGGGACGTGGTCGCGGCATGTCTGCCGGACCCGGCGACGCTGGGCGACCGGATGCACGGCAAGACCTGCGCGGGCACCTGGGTGCGGGGCGTCAAGGACGGCAAGCCGCGCGAGGTGTACCTCTACCACGTGGTCGACAACCAGTGGTCCATGGCGGAGTACGGCAGCCAGGCCGTGGTGTGGCAGACGGCCATCAACCCGGTCGTCGCCCTCGAACTCCTCGCCACCGGCGCCTGGTCGGGCGCGGGCGTGCTGGGCCCGGAGGCCTTCCCGGCCCGTCCCTTCCTGGACCTGCTGACCGCGTACGGCTCCCCGTGGGGCATGCGCGAACAGTGA
- a CDS encoding TetR/AcrR family transcriptional regulator, translating to MPKPVVPEEKRRRRRPTKSGTVLSEQLIVETALRMLREHGSAGLTARRLGLALDADPSTLYRYFRGMDDLTLAIGDAVIGQALERWERTGEWQEDLRAVGLRIHAAYVAHPQAAALTASRVTGRANELAADEAVLDVLRTAGFALPDTVRIYHAFIDQTLAFAALDAASLALPSDSLRADEGMWRSTYARLPRATHPRIAEAAPLLANRMVTSAYPTALEMLLASAAAELEAL from the coding sequence GTGCCGAAACCGGTCGTTCCGGAGGAGAAGCGGCGCCGACGGCGTCCCACGAAAAGCGGCACCGTGCTCTCCGAGCAGCTCATCGTCGAGACGGCCCTGCGCATGCTGCGCGAACACGGCAGCGCAGGCCTGACCGCCCGCCGCCTGGGCCTGGCCCTCGACGCCGACCCGAGCACGCTGTACCGCTACTTCCGCGGCATGGACGACCTGACTCTCGCCATCGGCGACGCCGTCATCGGCCAGGCGCTGGAACGCTGGGAGCGTACGGGGGAGTGGCAGGAGGACCTGCGCGCCGTCGGGCTGCGCATCCACGCCGCGTACGTGGCTCATCCGCAGGCCGCCGCGCTGACGGCCAGCCGGGTCACCGGCCGGGCCAACGAACTCGCCGCAGACGAGGCCGTGCTGGACGTCCTGCGGACCGCCGGGTTCGCACTGCCGGACACCGTGCGCATCTACCACGCCTTCATCGACCAGACGCTGGCGTTCGCGGCGCTCGACGCCGCATCGTTGGCGCTGCCGAGTGACTCGCTGCGTGCGGATGAGGGCATGTGGCGGTCGACGTATGCGCGGTTGCCCCGGGCCACACATCCCCGGATCGCCGAGGCGGCGCCATTGCTGGCGAACCGGATGGTGACGAGTGCGTATCCGACGGCGCTGGAGATGCTTTTGGCCAGCGCGGCAGCGGAGTTGGAGGCGCTGTAG
- a CDS encoding LysR family transcriptional regulator ArgP, which translates to MKTELTELPLDQVRTLLAVVDEGTFDAAAAALHVTPSAVSQRVKALEQRTGRVLLVRTKPVRPTESGAVVVRFARQLARLERDARAELGMSGAGDATQVSIAVNADSLATWFLAALTRVPEEPQLCFELRREDESRTATLLREGLVMAAVTSSPDPVAGCSVRPLGRMRYLAAASPEFTERHLGGSLGDALMRAPVMSFDRSDDLQDAFVRRLRHTRTGASALRHHVPTSEGFLSAVVAGLGWGLIPEVQAEPLLKAGRLVHLAEDRPLDVPLYWQQWKLDSPALAAVTEAVTEAATEALRG; encoded by the coding sequence GTGAAGACCGAGCTGACCGAGCTTCCCCTCGACCAGGTGCGGACCCTGCTCGCCGTGGTCGATGAGGGCACCTTCGACGCGGCCGCTGCGGCGCTGCATGTGACGCCGTCCGCGGTGAGTCAGCGGGTGAAGGCGCTGGAGCAGCGCACGGGGCGGGTGCTGCTAGTGCGCACGAAACCGGTGCGGCCGACGGAGTCGGGCGCGGTCGTCGTCCGGTTCGCCCGTCAGCTGGCCCGGCTGGAGCGGGACGCGCGGGCCGAGCTCGGCATGAGTGGCGCCGGGGATGCGACCCAGGTGTCGATCGCGGTCAACGCCGACTCGCTGGCGACGTGGTTCCTGGCGGCGCTCACCCGGGTGCCGGAGGAGCCACAGCTCTGCTTCGAGCTGCGGCGCGAGGACGAGAGCCGTACCGCGACGCTGCTGCGGGAGGGCCTGGTGATGGCCGCGGTGACCTCCTCGCCGGATCCCGTGGCCGGGTGTTCCGTACGGCCGCTGGGCCGGATGCGCTATCTGGCGGCGGCGAGCCCGGAGTTCACCGAACGGCATCTCGGCGGCTCGCTCGGGGACGCGCTCATGCGGGCGCCGGTGATGTCCTTCGACCGCAGCGACGACCTCCAGGACGCGTTCGTCCGCAGGCTGCGGCACACCCGCACGGGCGCCAGTGCGCTACGGCACCACGTGCCCACCTCGGAGGGCTTCCTGTCGGCTGTGGTCGCCGGACTTGGCTGGGGCCTGATCCCCGAGGTCCAGGCGGAACCCCTCCTCAAGGCCGGCCGACTCGTGCACCTGGCCGAGGACCGGCCTCTCGACGTCCCGCTGTACTGGCAGCAGTGGAAGCTGGACTCACCGGCGCTGGCGGCGGTCACGGAGGCGGTGACGGAGGCGGCGACCGAGGCACTTCGCGGCTGA
- a CDS encoding LysE/ArgO family amino acid transporter, giving the protein MTNALTTAAAGFGTGLSLIVAIGAQNAFVLRQGIRRDAVLAVVGICALSDALLITLGVAGVGAVVVAWPGVLTAVAWVGGAFLLCYGALAARRAFKPGGALLTDGEAAGSRRRAVLTCLAMTWLNPHVYLDTVFLLGTVAADRGPMRWTFGLGAVLASLCWFAALGFGARLLSRHLAKPVAWRVLDGLVAATMIVLGVTLISGGGGA; this is encoded by the coding sequence ATGACAAACGCCTTGACCACCGCGGCCGCCGGATTCGGCACCGGCCTCTCACTGATCGTCGCCATCGGCGCCCAGAACGCCTTCGTACTGCGCCAGGGAATCCGCCGCGACGCGGTCCTCGCCGTCGTCGGCATCTGCGCACTGTCCGACGCGCTCCTGATCACTCTGGGCGTGGCCGGCGTCGGCGCGGTGGTCGTGGCGTGGCCCGGGGTGCTCACGGCGGTCGCCTGGGTCGGCGGGGCGTTCCTGCTCTGCTACGGCGCCCTCGCCGCCCGCCGGGCCTTCAAGCCGGGCGGCGCCCTGCTGACCGACGGCGAGGCGGCGGGGTCACGGCGGCGGGCGGTGCTGACCTGCCTCGCGATGACGTGGCTGAACCCGCACGTCTACCTCGACACCGTCTTCCTGCTCGGCACGGTCGCCGCCGACCGCGGCCCGATGCGCTGGACGTTCGGCCTCGGCGCCGTACTCGCCAGCCTGTGCTGGTTCGCGGCGCTGGGTTTCGGGGCGCGCCTGCTGAGCCGCCACCTTGCGAAGCCCGTCGCGTGGCGCGTCCTGGACGGACTGGTCGCCGCGACGATGATCGTCCTGGGGGTCACCCTGATCTCCGGGGGTGGCGGTGCCTGA